In a genomic window of Bacteroidales bacterium:
- a CDS encoding AAC(3) family N-acetyltransferase, with product MFFKLQHKIWYWIKKRTKVRSWEAFKTNVKRKVEQKIYKQTYSTYDLIELMKSMGLKKGATIFIHSSWDEFYNYTGTINEFINAVLTEIGTEGTLAMPAYPLLRKPDSVFSIKGTPTAAGIIAETFRNYPNVKRSINRHSVCALGPMSDYLLNEHQFSTSCWDEKSPYYKLAELNALVFTFGLGKYFVGTIMHCADSILRTELPYFALFFQKETIIKIKLEDNTIYEQKYLTSSDNFSYHFTNRSHNKMISKYFDKSKYIRKRISNLTVNVYDAKYFIHKTIELGRRGIVVYLRPVPLKKYFTKNN from the coding sequence ATGTTTTTTAAATTACAACATAAGATATGGTATTGGATAAAAAAAAGAACGAAAGTACGTTCTTGGGAGGCCTTCAAAACGAATGTTAAAAGAAAAGTTGAACAAAAAATATATAAACAAACCTATTCGACCTATGATTTAATTGAACTAATGAAGTCTATGGGACTAAAAAAAGGAGCTACTATTTTCATTCATAGTTCATGGGATGAGTTTTATAATTATACAGGAACAATAAATGAATTTATAAATGCAGTACTTACAGAAATTGGAACTGAGGGAACTTTGGCAATGCCGGCATATCCATTATTAAGGAAACCGGATAGTGTTTTTAGTATCAAAGGAACTCCCACAGCTGCAGGAATAATTGCCGAAACTTTCAGAAATTATCCTAATGTAAAACGTAGTATAAACAGGCATTCTGTTTGTGCCTTAGGTCCGATGAGTGATTACCTTTTAAATGAGCATCAGTTTTCAACTAGCTGTTGGGATGAAAAATCACCGTACTATAAGTTGGCGGAACTTAATGCTCTTGTATTTACATTCGGACTAGGTAAGTATTTTGTAGGAACGATAATGCATTGTGCTGATAGTATATTAAGAACAGAATTGCCTTATTTTGCTCTTTTTTTTCAAAAAGAAACAATAATAAAGATAAAATTAGAAGATAATACAATTTATGAACAGAAATATTTAACCTCTTCCGATAATTTTTCCTATCATTTTACAAATCGTTCTCATAATAAGATGATCAGCAAATATTTTGATAAATCTAAATATATAAGAAAACGAATTTCTAATTTGACAGTTAATGTGTATGATGCAAAATATTTTATACATAAAACTATTGAGCTTGGAAGAAGAGGTATTGTTGTATATTTGCGACCTGTTCCTTTAAAGAAATATTTCACGAAAAACAATTAA